The DNA region CGTAAATTATGGTTATACCCGCAGAAATTTTCAGCCAAATTGGACATAATCCTTTTAAGCTTTTGCCAAAAAACCACTCATCCCCTTGTCGTATATCGTAAGTCAGCAGCAATCTTACCCCTGTCGATAAAACCATACAAATATTCAATATAATTGCTGCGGCATTAGAAGGGAAATCTAAACAAAGGAATATGGAAACATATGCAAATAAACTTGCTAAAAAACCTAACAAATCAAACCACAATAAAACTACCATTCAACTCTCTCCTAATTTATGTTCAGGTGTTTATGAAGTTTTTTCTGTTTCCTTCGGCGCAAAAATGCTTGTCAAAATCAGCAACCCCACCGCAACGGTCAGCATTGAATCGGCAATGTTAAACGCGGGAAAATGATGGTCACCGTAATAAAAATCCAGAAAATCTCGCACCCTGCCGTTGTTGAAAATCCGGTCGTACATATTTCCGCATATACCGGCGGCAAACAAGCCCAATGCAATTACAACAATCATCTGCAATTTACGGCTAAAAAGGAAAATCCCCAGCACAACCATTATCGCGATAATGGAAATAACAACAAGCGTAACTCGTTTGTCGGACGCAATGCCCCACGCCGCTCCGCGATTTTCCACCATTACAAACTGAAACAGACCGTTGACAACACTGTAACACTGTGAAGGAAGATTTTCGAGCCATTTGAACATAAGCGATTTGCTGATTAAATCAGAAGCCAAACCAATGAAGAAAATCGGCCAGAAAATCAGATGTGCTGTCAATGTTTTATGCATTTCAAAATTCATATTTAGAATTTGTTTTTAAGTCTTTGTTAAACACAAGCACAAGTCGATTTATATTAAATATCAAAATTAAAATATCAAAATGACAAATCAAAATTCAAATATAATTTTGACAACGCTTTTTCACCATTGTCATTTTGATTTTTAATTTTTGATTTTTTCGACGAACAAGTCGGTATCATTCACGCTGTGGTATTAATATTTAGTTATTTTTCCGGCTGGTATTTTCTGTAAAGTTTCAGCAAATTATCCTGTGCCGGGTTCAAATCCAGAGACTTGCTCCAGTGAGTAAGTGCCTTCTGTTTTAAATCGTTGGCATCCGCAGACTCGAAACTATCCTGAATTCTATACTTCATCATATACGCAACGCCGAGGCCTTTTTGTGCACGCCAATCATCAGGACTAACCGCAACGGCTTTTTCATAGCTGCCGACCGCGAGGTCAACTTCGCGCAGTTTCAAATAAACATAGCCCAAATGTCTGAACGCCAGAGTGTTCTGCGGCTCGGTCGCGACAACCGATTCGAGATACGAACGTGCTTCCTCGAGTTTACCTGCCTGCAAATACGCCGCGCCGAGCGAGAACATCGTATTGGGATCGCTGCCGTCGAGTTCGAGCGATTTTTTGTACGACTCGATAGCCATTTCATTATCTTTGCGGGCGGTATAAATATCGCCCATCAACTTTTCAATATCGCTGTCTGTCGGGTCGAGGTCTTTGGCCGTCTTGCCGAATTCCAGTGCCGATTCGTAATCGCCAATCTTATAATACGACTCGGCTGCACTGCACAGTGCCGATGTATTCTGCGGGTCGAGCGAACAGGCCTTTGCGTAAGCGCCGGCCGCCGAGTTGAAATCCTCCATACCGCGATATGCCCTGCCAAGATTGCAGAAATCGTCGAACGACCACGGATTCAATTCGGTCGCTTTTTTGTACGCTCCAACGCTTTCGTTGAACCTGCTCTGACGGAGATAAATATTGCCCATCAGAGAATACGCAAGTGCGAAATCAGGTTTGCTCTGAACAGCCTCATTCAGTTTGGAGATAGCCAAATCAGGATTATTCGTCTCGCTCAAAGTGATAGCGTCAACATAAAGACTTACGGACGGGTCTTTTTGGGCGGTCTGCTTGGCTGACTTTTGAGCCTTTTCAGTTTTGGCGGGCTTTTCAACCTTCGCAACCTTGTCAGCTTTATCTGTTTTGACAGATTCTTCGCAGCCGACGAAAAGAAACGCACACATTACCAAAACTAACAGCCGAAAAACATTGAACCGTAGCTTTTCAGACATTTGACAATCCTTTCATCTTACGTTTAGTACTATTTTGCATCCAGAATAAAACCTCGGCCAATTATAACAAAGCAAAACCTGCTGTCAAAACGTTTTATGAAAAAATATAATAATATAAAAGTACGCGATGCACGCAAAGTTGTTCTTGCAAAAACAGGTTTTTAAGGATATAAATGCGGCTGTTGTTTATTTAATAAGTTCAAGGAATAAAATGAGATACAGCAAAGCGCTTATACCAACGGTCAAAGAAGTACCCTCCGATGCGGAGATTCCGAGTCATCAGTTGATGATTCGCGCAGGATTAATGCGTAAACTCGCCAGCGGAACATATACTTACCTGCCTTTGGGCTGGAAAATTTTGACAAAAATTATGAACATCGTGCGTCAGGAAATGAACGCAAGCGGCGCACAGGAAATTCTTATGCCATCCGTTCAACCGATGGAGCTTTGGCAGCAGACCGGCAGAAGTGTCGATTACGGTCTGACAATGGCACACTTCACCGACCGCCATGGCAGGGAAAACGTACTTGCTCCTACCGCCGAGGAAGTCGTAACGAATCTCGCTGCCGGCGAAATAAATTCGTACAAACAGATGCCGATGAATATCTATCAAATCAGCTTCAAATTCCGCGACGAGTTCCGCCCGCGTTTCGGCGTTCTGCGTTCGCGCGAATTCATAATGAAAGACGCATATAGTTTCCACGCGGACGAAAAAAGTCTCGATGAAACCTATAAAGTAATGTACGAAACATACAAAAGAATCTTCAGCAAATGCGGCCTGAAGTACGCGATTGTCGAAGCCGAGTCCGGCGAAATGGGCGGCAGCGGTTCGCACCAGTTTACAATCCCCTGTGAATCAGGCGAAGACGTCATTGTTCAAACCGAAGACGGCAGCTACGCAGCGAACATCGAGAAAGCCCCCGTCGATGCCCTGCCCGCAGTCGCAAGAAACAAAACATATAAACCCGTCGAAGAAATTCACACTCCGAACCAGAAAACAATCACGGAGATTTGCGAATTTCTGAAAGTTGACGCCAAAACGCTAATTAAATCGCTCGTTTACAAAAGCGGCACGGAAATAATCCTCGCTCTTGTCCGAGGCGATTTCGAAATAAATCCTGAAAAGCTCCGTTCAACTGTCGGCAAATCAATAGAGCTGGCGGACGAGAACACCATTAAAACGCTGACTGGCGCAGAAGTCGGTTTTGCCGGCCCGGTTGGTCTGACGCAGAAAATCAACAAACTCATCATCGACCATTCGGTGCTGACGATTGAAACAGCCGTTACCGGCGCAAACAAGACCGATTACCATATTAAGAACGTCGTGCCGGGCAGAGATTTCCCGATTGAAGGCAAAAATATAATTGTCGCTGACGTTCGCAACGCTGTCGATGGCGATACATATCGCGGCATAAAACTTACATTCAAAAGAGGCATTGAAGTCGGACAGGTTTTCAAACTCGGAACAAAGTATAGCGCAAAACTCAACGCGAAATTCCTCGATAAGGATGGAACGGAAAAGCCGTGCATTATGGGCTGCTACGGCATCGGCATTAACAGAATCGCAGCGTCAGCTATTGAAACGATGTACGATAAGGACGGCATTATCTGGCCGATTAACATCGCGCCGTATGAAGTGATTATCGTACCGGCAGGCAACACAGAGCCGGTTCTCGCCGCGGCCGAGAATTTATATAACGAATTGAAAGCTGCCGGCGTTGAGGTATTGATTGATGATAGAGACGAACGCGGCGGCGTGAAATTCAAGGACGCTGATTTGATTGGTATTCCGATTCGGATTACAATCGGCGCAAAATCAATCGCCGAAGGAAACGCGGAAATAAAACTCCGCAGGGAAGCCGAAAACAAAAAAGTCGCTCTTGCTGAAGTAAAAGCAAATATTCTAACGATCATTGAAAACTTAAAAAACGAGTGCTGATAACAATGAAGTGTCCGGAAAAATCGGACAGTTGAAACAGCAAAACAGCTGATAAAAGTTATAAAAGAAACTCTGTGTTCTCTGTGAACTCTGTGGCTATAAATGTGGACGCTTAAAAAACCTGACCCGGTAAAATTAGTTGTCGGCATACTTGCCTGCGACGAGAAATCGTTGGCGGTATCGGTCGATATGCTCAAGGCAAAGTTCGGCGTCTGTGATTTTGAAAGTCCGACCTGGCCGTTTACGCATACGAAATATTATGCCAACGAAACCGGAACTGCGATTGTGAAAAAGTACATAGCGTTTGAAAGTTTGATTTCGCCGGACAAGATGGCGGACATCAAACTCAAGACGAATAAAATGGAAGAAAAACTGGCGAAAATGCTCGGTTCAAATTTGAGCAGGCCGGTAAATCTCGACCCCGGTTACATGGAGCCGTCGAAATTAGTACTGGCAAGTACGAAAAATTTTTCGCACAGAATTTACATCGGCAAAAAAATATGGGCAGAAGTTACGCTCGTTTACAGTAAGAAATGGATTTCGTTCGATTATACTTTCCCTGACCACAAGGAAGACCGCTATCACGCGTTTTTCAGTCAGGTTCGGGAAAGAATCGTAAAACAATTACATTGCGTTTAAAAAATTGTTAGCCTCTCGATTTATTCGAGGGGTTCATAATCCGCCGCAGGCGGATTATGATCATGGACGTTTTTTTGTATGAATTAAGGCAATAAATTATGGCAGAATCATTAGCTGTGTTTTGTGTGCTTTGTTTTGTAACGGCATTTACGATGTCGCTGCTGTTGACTATTCCATCGAAAAGATTCGCGGTCAAAAGAGGCCTGATATCACATCCCAAAGACGACCGTTTCCACAGCAAAGCCATACCGATGGGCGGCGGAATTGCGATTTTCTTTACAATGCTCATTCTGTGTCTGTCGGCGGTTGTTTTTATTAAGCTGCTTGTTCACGATGGCACAACAAGCCTTTTCGGCAGAAATTTCGAACTGTACATCGAAGGTTTCGCCGGCAAATTTAACGAACTCCTCATAATCCTCGGCTGCGCAGCGATTTTATTCGTTCTTGGACTTTGGGACGATTTTAAAAACCTCAAGCCCATACACAAACTTATCGTCGAGTTCGCCGCGGCATTTACTGTCGCGTATTTTGCGGACGTGCGAATGGAATTTTTTATCGACAGCAGAATCTACGCATCCGCGTTAAGCTCGATATGGCTCGTACTCATCATAAATGTATTCAACTTTCTCGATAATATGGATGGCGCAAGCGCAGGAATCGCCGCGATTGTCTCGATGATTATTTTCATCGTGGCGACACTTTCGCAGCAGGCGTTTGTCGCCGGTTTTTCGATGATGCTGGCAGGCACACTGACCGGATTTTTGATTTTCAATTTTTGCCCCGCCTCGATTTTTATGGGCGACGCCGGCTCGCTTGTCATCGGTTTTTTCATTGGTATGCTGACAATGAAAACGACATATTATAACGAAGCCGAAGACATTCGCTGGTATATCGTGTTAATGCCGCTGGTCATACTGGCGATACCGCTTTATGATTTTATCAGTGTAACCGCCCTGCGTCTGCATCAGAAGAAAAGTCCGTTTGTCGGCGACACACAGCATTTTTCACACAGACTAAAACGTCGCGGCCTGAACGAAGTGCAGACCGTTCTGATGCTTTATCTGGCTACAATCACCACAGGCCTTGGCGCCGTAGTGCTCAAGGAATCAACCTGGCCTTACGGGTTGCTGGTGTTCCTGCAAACTGTTATGGTGCTGGCGATAATCGCCGTCCTCGAATCAACAGGTAATAATGAAAAAAAACATACAAAATAAACTATCCGCTCCGAATATTTTCTTCGTTCTGTTTCTCTGTATAATCGCTTTCAGATTAAGTTTCACAGAAAACATCTCTATCGATTCTTTCAGTCTGGCAGGGATATATTTCGATAATCTCATCAGCATTATTATTTCCTGCGTTTTGATAATCGCCTCGGTAGCCTGGTTTTCGGTTTTATTCTGGAAAGGCAAAACCTATAAATACAGCGGACTTGAAATTGGCGCTGTAATCTTTTTGGCTGCTGCCGTTATCAGTTTCTTCTGCGCATCCAACAAAAGAGCTTCGCTGAATGATTCATTAACAATATTAGCTGTCATAACCTCGGCGATTACGCTCGTACAGCTTCTGGACAGCGAAACAAAAAAGAAAATCCTGCTGTTTTTCATTATTGCCGCTGCGATTTTGAATGTGTACCAGTGCATTGACCAGAACACCACCGGCAACAAAATGATGATAGAAGAATACAAGGCCAACCCAAAACAGCAGCTTCAGGCTCTCGGCATCGAACCGGATACGTTTGCGCAAATGCTCTACGAACACAGACTGAACTCCAAAGACGTCAAGGGCTTTTTCTCCACAAGCAACAGCGCAGGCAGCTTTTTTAATCTGGCATTATTTTCAGCTATTGCCGTTTTTGCCGGCGGAATTAAAAAACACAAAAAAGATTTAAAGACCATTGCTTTCCCCGTGATTATTATTGCGGTGCTCATTTTGGGATTGATTCTAACGGCCAGCAAAGGGGCGTTAGTGTCTCTCGCCATTGCACTTTTTGTTTTGTGCTGCATTTATTTGTTTGGAAAATTTATCAATCGGCACAAAGTATTAATCATCGGCGCCGCTACCGCTGTGTTTATCGGCGCAGTTTTGCTTATGATTTCTTACGGCATCAGGCACGATACCCTGCCGGGCGGCAACTCGATGCTTGTAAGATGGGAGTACTGGACGGCCGCAAGTGAATTAATCGCGGATAATTTCTTCACCGGCATCGGCGGCAACAATTTCGGCACTCATTACACGCAATACAAAGCCGCGAAATCGCTCGAAACAGTCCGCGATCCTCATTGCTTTATATTAACGATATTCAGTGGTTATGGCATCATCGGCCTGACAGGCTTCCTGACCTGCCTGCTTGTTCCGGTTTTCAGGGCCATGAAAAAAACATCGCAAATAGGCGACAACACAAAAAATATTTCTGAAACACTGAAAAAAGTCGCGATACCTGCGGTTTTAGTTCTGATATGTTTACGGCCGTTAGCAATCAGAAGCGGACTCGGCTCGCAAATCGATGTAATGATTTATGTTGTTGCCATGCTGTATGTCGCGCCCGTTTTTCTCTTTGCGGTAGTACTGTGGGTAATCGCCAGAAGCAAAAAATGCTGCGAAGAATTTTCGATTAAACGCGCCGCTCTGCTTTGCGGAATTTTAGCGGTCGTTCTGCACAATCTCATCGATTTCGGCATTTTTGAGCCGGGCATTTTAATGTCGTTATTCGCCGTTATCGCCTTGACAGCGTCTTATGACGAGCATCATATTGTGCAGTTGAAAATGAAATATAAATATATTCCGTTGAATTTAACAATCGTGATTTGCGCGGTTTGCTTTTGGCTTTTCATAATACCGGCGGGTAAAACTGCGGTAAACGTCGAGACCGCCAAAAAAATTTCCTCTTACGGTTATCTCGAACAGGCCGCCGTTTTGGCCGCCGACGCGATGGACGCCGATGTTTTGAATCCTTCTGCCGCGAATCTTAAAGGTACGATTGAAAGGTATCTCTATCAGGCTAATCCGCCGGAAAACAAAGCAAAACTTATGGATGCGGAAAAGTCCTTTATGACGGCAATCGACAGAGACCCTGCCGATTTTAAAAATTATGAAAAACTTTCAGAAGTGTATCAATTGCTTGCCGAGGCCAATCCTGACCGGTGTGCCAAATGGTTCCAGAAGGCTCTTGACGCCCTAAATCAGGCCATAATACGGTATCCATCAGGCAGCGAACTGCATCTCAAGGCCGCGGCACTCGCGCAGCAGTTGAATGAAACAGACGAGGCAATTGAGCATTACATCCAGACAATAGCGATTGAAGACGCTTACCGCGAAGAGTTTAAAATTATGTATCCGGACAGGGAAATGTTCAGCAGAATCGGAGAAATTAATTATAATTTCGCCAAACAAAGGCTCGAACAATTAAAAGAAAAATAGTCGTTTATAGTGTTTAGCCCTGCCAACATTACAATCCCCCTTGCGGGAACATTGGCAGGGTTTATAAAATAAAAAAAATGGGATAATTATGAAATTAAAAATGTTTATACTGTTATTGTTTACGGCGGTCTGTTTTGCCGGGCCGGATATGACAAAATCGGTAGTAATGATTCAAATTGTAAAACAGCCTTACGATTATGCCACGCCATGGAAGCAGACGTCCATTTCACAGGGCGTCGGCTCCGGCTTTATCATCGAAGGCAACAGAATCCTAACAAACGCGCACAACATCTCCGACAGCCGGTTTATTATTGTCAAAAAAGAAAATTTCGCGAAAAAATATCCCGCAACGGTCGAGTTCGCCGGCCACGACTGCGATTTAGCGATTTTAAAAATCGCGGACGAAACCTTTTTCGATGGAATGCAGCCATTGGCAATTGGCGGTCTTCCAGAAGTCAACCGTACAGTCGAAACTTACGGTTTTCCGATGGGCGGCACTCATATAAGCGTAACGAAAGGCATTGTCTCACGAATTCAGACCGATATGTACGCACACAGCGGTGCGGACGGCCATCTTGTAGTCCAGACCGACGCGGCAATCAATCCCGGCAACAGTGGCGGCCCGGTAATACTTGACGGCAACGTCGTAGGCGTCGCTTTTCAGGGTATCCGGCAGGCCGACAACATCGGCTATATGATTCCGACAACAATAATTAATCATTTTCTGCTGGATGTAAATGATGGCAGATATGACGGCTTTGGCTCGCTGGGCGTAAGCATTTTTGAAGGTCTGCACAACGAAAGTTACAAGGAATATCTCAACCTGCCAGCCGATACCGAAGGCGTCGTTGTTACAGCGGTAACACTCAACAGTTCTGCGGAAAACGTACTGCGGAGAAACGACTGCATTACACAAATCGATAATTACGCTCTTGACAACGATGGCATGATTGTGATTTACGGCCAGAAGTATTCGCTTTCCGAAGCGGTCGAAGCGAAACAAATCGGCGAAACTGTAGATGTCGTTTTCTGGCGCGACGGCAAAAAGCAAACCGGTCAATTAACAATTCAGCTCAACAGGCCGGTGTTCGAGTTCGCCAGATTATATGATGCTCGTCCGCCTTATGTCTGCTTTGCGGGTCTTACGTTCGTATCGGCAAACAGAAACTTTCTCGAAACTTGGGGCCGTGAATGGATGAAAGATATTCCGCATATCCTGCGTTATCTCATGAGCGAATCACAAACGCTCAACACCGACAAGCTGCGAAAGGAATATGTAGTGCTTTCCGAGATATTGCCCGACCAGATAAATCTCTACGACGGCGATTTTCTCAATAAACCGCTTGAAAGCATCAACGACCAGCCTGTAAGAAGCCTCGAAGATGTGCGCAAAGCGTTCAGGAACAAAGACTGCGAATTTTTTATCGTAAAGTTTATAAGCTCCGATATCCCGCTGCTTTTGGACGCCAAACAGGCTCATCAGCAGAACGACGCGATTTTGAAAAAATATAATGTACCGTCATGGACTTATCCGGAGGAGCAGTTATGAAAAAGACATTTATAATTATTTTGATTTGTGTTTCATCTTTTTCCGTTTTTGCAAAAGACATTTCGGAAAAATTAAAAGATTCGATTGTATATCTTCAGATTACATATCACGGTTACGGACAATATACGCCGTGGAAGACTTCTGAATTATCGGAAGGTTTCGCGGTCGGCTGCGCAGTTGACGGCAATAAGGTTATCACCATCGCATCGAGCGTCGCCGACGCCAAGCTAATACAGGCCAGAACGGCAAACCAAAACGATTTCATCCCCGCCCAAATTTTGACCGTAGATTATGAAAGCAACCTCGCGTTGATTGAGCTGGATTCAAATTCGCTTACAAAACCGTTCAAGCCGCTTGCGTTCAGCGAAAAATACGTCAAAGGCGCCGGCGTCAGTTTCTACTGGCTTTCCGCCGACGGCAGAATGTACAACGGCAGAGGCTTTCTCGACAGAGTAACCGTCGAAAGCACCGCTGTCTTCTGTTCACAAACGCTTACGTTCGTTGCGGCAGGAATATCAGAAACGACGAATCTCGGACAATTATACTGCCTCGAAGACCGGCCTGTCGGCATCGCGAGCCTTTCCGGCAAGGAAAAAGAAGGCAATATCATTCCCGCTCAAATTATTAATCGCTTTTTGGCAGATGCCCGCAACGGCAAGTATAACGGAATAGCGATGAAAGGTTTCGAGGCATCCGCTCTGGTTGACCCGGCGATGCGAAAATATCTGAAAATACCCAATGATGTGCAGACCGGCGTTTATGTCGCGAACGTTTACACTATCGGAACCGGAAGCGACGTTCTCAAATCAGGCGACGTACTGCTCGGCATTGACGGATATTCAATCAATCCTTACGGAAGATACGAAGACCGGAGATTCGGCACGCTCGCATTCGACAGCCTCATAACCGGCAAAACCGCAGGCGACGCGATTACATTTGAAGTCTGGCGAGACGGCAAAAAACAAATTCTAAACGCCGTCGCAAAAAGATTCAACGCTTCCGATATGCTCGTGCCATGGTATGAATTCGACACACAGCCCGAATACGCGATTGTTGGAGGCTGCATCCTGCAGAAACTTACAAAAAGTTATATGGCAGGCAGAGGCGAAGACTGGCAGGGAAAAGTCGAGCCGCATCTTTATAATTATCTGATTAACGAAGCGTTCAAACCGACTGACCAGCGCAGAGACCTCGTAATTTTAAGTTACTGTATGCCGGCGAATATCAACATCGGCTATCAGAACTTGAGTCAGTACGTTGTCGATAAAATCAACGGAATGAAAATCTGCAGAATGAGCGACATCCCAAAAGCTCTTGCACTAAATCCTGATGCCAAATTTATCGTCATAGAGTTTGAAATGTCCCAGCCCGCGATTGTTTTAGACAGAAGTCAGCTCGATTACGCCGCTAATTCCATTGCTCAAGTTTACGGCATCGACAAAATGATGAATATAAAGTAGGAATACCAAACAATAAAATCAGTGAAATCTGCGTAATCTGTGATTATAAACGTTTGTAGGGTGGGCTTTAGCCCACGCAGTTAAAATATGAAAATTGAAATTTCTTACGGCAAAGGCAATATCGGTTTCGACATTCCGGAACAGAATCTGGCCGGCATTATCCGACCTGGAAAATCGCAGCCGCCATTAACCGCCGACCAAATTGACCGTGCAATATTAAATAATGAATTTACTCGCGCAGTCGAAAATAAGTATTTATGCGTACTCGTTCCGGATGGCACACGCGATTTGCCCATAAACACAGTCCTGCAATCGGCGGCAAAACTATTAAAACACGCCCGCCGTATCAGGTTCATCATCTGCACAGGCACACACAACGCCAAAACCGAACAGAATGATGTGTTGATTGAAAAAATCAGTTCGCTTATGAACGACCGCGGAATCAAAAACTTCGACATCGTCGCGCACGATTGCGAAAAAGCCGAATTCATCGACGCAGGTACAACGAGCAGACAAACGCATGTTTTGTACAACGCGGCAATTAAAGACGCCGAAATTTTCCTTGCGTTGAGCGATGTCAAGCATCATTATTTCGCCGGCTATTCGAATCCCGTAAAAAATCTCGTGCCCGGCGTATGCGCATACAAAACAACCGAGCAAAATCACAGTTTGAGTCTCGATGAGAACTCACACTTCGGCAAACATCCGTGGCACTTAAATAAAGATGTGAGAAACAATCCACTCGCCGCCGACCAGACCGAAGCGATGGAAAAAATCATCGGCGACCGACCGTTTTGGGCAATCACAATGATTAGCTCAAACAATAAAATCAACTGGCTGCAATTCGGCAAAGCGAAAGAAACAGCCGCCGCAGCCTTCGCAAAAGCGGATGAATGGAATATTTATAAAGTACAACCCGTTGAGCGAATGATTGTTTCGTGCGGTAAATCACCAAATGATATAGACCTTTACATCGCCCAGCGTGCGCTGGAACTTACAAAACAGGCGATAATCGACGGCGGAGAAATTTTGTTTGCCGCCGAGTGCGAAAAAGGCGTCGGCGCGGAACGCACAATGCCTCATTTCTGGAATTTACTGATTAAGCCGATGGATGAAATTTTCGCGCAGGTAAAAAATAAACCGTATAAATTATTCAGCCACAAGCCGCTGCGTTTTGCCGAGATGATTAAAAGACTGCGAAAGCTCTGGCTGTATTCCAAATTGCCTGCCGAGATGATAAAAGCCGCCCATCTGCACCCTGCCGAAAACATGCAAACCGTGATTGATGAATGGATAAAAGAAAAACCGAACGTAAAAATCCTCGTCGTTGGCGGTGCAAACAAGTTGGCCTTAAGAGTGTAATTCCCTCATTTCGCACAAATCCGTATTCAGCAGAAACGTTTTAAACGGTTCTTTTTTTAATATTGAAAAATTCAGCGGCGTGTATTCTTCATCGCCGTTTTCGATAACGAATTTATCTCTCGCCATCGCAGCCAATACCAGGCCGTTTGGCGTAAACGGACTGTAAAAATGCCGTCTTTTGTTTGATATGTAATATGCACCGCAGTATTGCCCTCTT from Planctomycetaceae bacterium includes:
- the lspA gene encoding signal peptidase II, whose translation is MHKTLTAHLIFWPIFFIGLASDLISKSLMFKWLENLPSQCYSVVNGLFQFVMVENRGAAWGIASDKRVTLVVISIIAIMVVLGIFLFSRKLQMIVVIALGLFAAGICGNMYDRIFNNGRVRDFLDFYYGDHHFPAFNIADSMLTVAVGLLILTSIFAPKETEKTS
- a CDS encoding tetratricopeptide repeat protein: MSEKLRFNVFRLLVLVMCAFLFVGCEESVKTDKADKVAKVEKPAKTEKAQKSAKQTAQKDPSVSLYVDAITLSETNNPDLAISKLNEAVQSKPDFALAYSLMGNIYLRQSRFNESVGAYKKATELNPWSFDDFCNLGRAYRGMEDFNSAAGAYAKACSLDPQNTSALCSAAESYYKIGDYESALEFGKTAKDLDPTDSDIEKLMGDIYTARKDNEMAIESYKKSLELDGSDPNTMFSLGAAYLQAGKLEEARSYLESVVATEPQNTLAFRHLGYVYLKLREVDLAVGSYEKAVAVSPDDWRAQKGLGVAYMMKYRIQDSFESADANDLKQKALTHWSKSLDLNPAQDNLLKLYRKYQPEK
- a CDS encoding proline--tRNA ligase → MRYSKALIPTVKEVPSDAEIPSHQLMIRAGLMRKLASGTYTYLPLGWKILTKIMNIVRQEMNASGAQEILMPSVQPMELWQQTGRSVDYGLTMAHFTDRHGRENVLAPTAEEVVTNLAAGEINSYKQMPMNIYQISFKFRDEFRPRFGVLRSREFIMKDAYSFHADEKSLDETYKVMYETYKRIFSKCGLKYAIVEAESGEMGGSGSHQFTIPCESGEDVIVQTEDGSYAANIEKAPVDALPAVARNKTYKPVEEIHTPNQKTITEICEFLKVDAKTLIKSLVYKSGTEIILALVRGDFEINPEKLRSTVGKSIELADENTIKTLTGAEVGFAGPVGLTQKINKLIIDHSVLTIETAVTGANKTDYHIKNVVPGRDFPIEGKNIIVADVRNAVDGDTYRGIKLTFKRGIEVGQVFKLGTKYSAKLNAKFLDKDGTEKPCIMGCYGIGINRIAASAIETMYDKDGIIWPINIAPYEVIIVPAGNTEPVLAAAENLYNELKAAGVEVLIDDRDERGGVKFKDADLIGIPIRITIGAKSIAEGNAEIKLRREAENKKVALAEVKANILTIIENLKNEC
- a CDS encoding DUF4416 family protein, translated to MWTLKKPDPVKLVVGILACDEKSLAVSVDMLKAKFGVCDFESPTWPFTHTKYYANETGTAIVKKYIAFESLISPDKMADIKLKTNKMEEKLAKMLGSNLSRPVNLDPGYMEPSKLVLASTKNFSHRIYIGKKIWAEVTLVYSKKWISFDYTFPDHKEDRYHAFFSQVRERIVKQLHCV
- a CDS encoding undecaprenyl/decaprenyl-phosphate alpha-N-acetylglucosaminyl 1-phosphate transferase gives rise to the protein MAESLAVFCVLCFVTAFTMSLLLTIPSKRFAVKRGLISHPKDDRFHSKAIPMGGGIAIFFTMLILCLSAVVFIKLLVHDGTTSLFGRNFELYIEGFAGKFNELLIILGCAAILFVLGLWDDFKNLKPIHKLIVEFAAAFTVAYFADVRMEFFIDSRIYASALSSIWLVLIINVFNFLDNMDGASAGIAAIVSMIIFIVATLSQQAFVAGFSMMLAGTLTGFLIFNFCPASIFMGDAGSLVIGFFIGMLTMKTTYYNEAEDIRWYIVLMPLVILAIPLYDFISVTALRLHQKKSPFVGDTQHFSHRLKRRGLNEVQTVLMLYLATITTGLGAVVLKESTWPYGLLVFLQTVMVLAIIAVLESTGNNEKKHTK
- a CDS encoding O-antigen ligase family protein, translating into MKKNIQNKLSAPNIFFVLFLCIIAFRLSFTENISIDSFSLAGIYFDNLISIIISCVLIIASVAWFSVLFWKGKTYKYSGLEIGAVIFLAAAVISFFCASNKRASLNDSLTILAVITSAITLVQLLDSETKKKILLFFIIAAAILNVYQCIDQNTTGNKMMIEEYKANPKQQLQALGIEPDTFAQMLYEHRLNSKDVKGFFSTSNSAGSFFNLALFSAIAVFAGGIKKHKKDLKTIAFPVIIIAVLILGLILTASKGALVSLAIALFVLCCIYLFGKFINRHKVLIIGAATAVFIGAVLLMISYGIRHDTLPGGNSMLVRWEYWTAASELIADNFFTGIGGNNFGTHYTQYKAAKSLETVRDPHCFILTIFSGYGIIGLTGFLTCLLVPVFRAMKKTSQIGDNTKNISETLKKVAIPAVLVLICLRPLAIRSGLGSQIDVMIYVVAMLYVAPVFLFAVVLWVIARSKKCCEEFSIKRAALLCGILAVVLHNLIDFGIFEPGILMSLFAVIALTASYDEHHIVQLKMKYKYIPLNLTIVICAVCFWLFIIPAGKTAVNVETAKKISSYGYLEQAAVLAADAMDADVLNPSAANLKGTIERYLYQANPPENKAKLMDAEKSFMTAIDRDPADFKNYEKLSEVYQLLAEANPDRCAKWFQKALDALNQAIIRYPSGSELHLKAAALAQQLNETDEAIEHYIQTIAIEDAYREEFKIMYPDREMFSRIGEINYNFAKQRLEQLKEK
- a CDS encoding trypsin-like peptidase domain-containing protein — protein: MKLKMFILLLFTAVCFAGPDMTKSVVMIQIVKQPYDYATPWKQTSISQGVGSGFIIEGNRILTNAHNISDSRFIIVKKENFAKKYPATVEFAGHDCDLAILKIADETFFDGMQPLAIGGLPEVNRTVETYGFPMGGTHISVTKGIVSRIQTDMYAHSGADGHLVVQTDAAINPGNSGGPVILDGNVVGVAFQGIRQADNIGYMIPTTIINHFLLDVNDGRYDGFGSLGVSIFEGLHNESYKEYLNLPADTEGVVVTAVTLNSSAENVLRRNDCITQIDNYALDNDGMIVIYGQKYSLSEAVEAKQIGETVDVVFWRDGKKQTGQLTIQLNRPVFEFARLYDARPPYVCFAGLTFVSANRNFLETWGREWMKDIPHILRYLMSESQTLNTDKLRKEYVVLSEILPDQINLYDGDFLNKPLESINDQPVRSLEDVRKAFRNKDCEFFIVKFISSDIPLLLDAKQAHQQNDAILKKYNVPSWTYPEEQL